A window of Calliopsis andreniformis isolate RMS-2024a chromosome 3, iyCalAndr_principal, whole genome shotgun sequence contains these coding sequences:
- the LOC143189032 gene encoding anillin, with amino-acid sequence MDPFTQRMLERARARREKLDTQLTNAGHDVKKRRSPLKDANAILAQATVIKNKTPSKSPAKVSVESTPPVKSPVKSPRKSVSKSISNENNEQTNKENGEIGLYNVRSKLQRLGKLYSDDSSRELSSPIHRTEERFNAEEETAEEKPSKRGARLDRLAALASTINNWEDDLSHPTLVKPVESKAEKIHAKLNEQIRNVTEPQPSTSGYSKENKNNKGVSPRKDDSYTTKQLKWDKTVLETLEAQGFSRTKSNSRLMYDYKACSQGKDSSSTSSSPKYLQHNAETNRRHDEDKNNKTARTPSKAVIEKNSKTPEKSSKNTMATTSSRLTPRFGFNGSPKSPAQSSPGSVLSKASLFESKNTEGKAKDPAQMSLSERMALFEKNKGEAPLLPKAPLTMSIPPNKLQEKDKNRSPAGHANNGGKDRLKNDIPCNSVNAQREKFEQGLSTQELENNILRTTHLERQRELDMLRSRFNRNKEMAQAAAGSCIRTSESSEGKSNSPKNSPVCPVKPTPAPEQCAPPPPPPLPPQTQSQISNERQCLNQNKNSPVKRQVVGSPPKPQQIKTCDIKRIRVAPPKPGNLYPNLSEIENTTETETDTEYTVNSTEAETATLDERTDTETGTEAEYYVQDDETEVGSDEETDEVNTSLGRSILRAVNEQAFLNKKRSIDPDPDSTTSDISVLDEMDEYLDECLALQEAHAANGITEEGPTPPKLNKGGKSPSTASTSFKYKEGISYRSPVKKVSPASPRKVETYVVDGDNCMPLMHSVSFYRRQQSQTPKTPVRIISRTQEPSDSTPDPVKLDAKNEAILVQEKVKRLLDEVCKQQTIIGQASQALNLCTSTVEFNDSREQVEGERLLLVATHRRQAALNEVQRLKVEGTLRPVSPGSPEVRESGSLTVSAITLPLKREYYRNIGINTCLHFVCLMRHLEEIVATPVVVAEPGDSCLRFPSTLKLHDLYNDFKITVEIYSLQTQPEILPHEIKYHINNGNGCNGNNNNVNKKLVNRTPKKLLKQESRLIMPNVQSPAGPTAVRSPAFQLSGYVIFSLKEVHRQQFTLNKVPSHSPLEGRLQMHVSCELSVSVEHRGFLTMFEDVSGFGAWHRRWCLLKGSTLSYWKYPDDERKKTPIGSLDLQGISTTNVGLVSRDICARPNTFLLETTRATEPGDTESLIMIRNGPTTTIRHLLSADTKEDRLEWCSKLNKTLNLIHAWGGTSTLS; translated from the exons ATGGACCCTTTCACTCAG CGGATGTTGGAGCGTGCTAGAGCTAGGAGGGAAAAATTAGATACTCAGTTAACGAATGCTGGACATGATGTTAAGAAAAGGCGTAGTCCTTTGAAAGATGCAAATGCTATTTTAGCACAGGCTACAG ttattaaaaataaaactccATCAAAATCTCCTGCCAAAGTGTCAGTGGAAAGTACACCTCCAGTAAAATCTCCAGTAAAATCTCCAAGAAAATCTGTATCTAAAAGTATCAGTAATGAAAACAATGAACAAACAAATAAGGAGAATGGAGAGATTGGGCTATATAATGTGAGGTCAAAGTTACAGAGACTTGGCAAACTATACTCTG ATGATAGCAGTAGAGAATTAAGTTCTCCCATACACAGAACAGAAGAGAGATTTAATGCAGAAGAAGAGACTGCTGAAGAGAAGCCATCCAAAAGAGGAGCTAGGCTTGACAGACTAGCAGCCCTTGCTTCTACAATTAATAATTGGGAAGATGATCTCTCACATCCTACTTTG GTCAAGCCTGTAGAAAGTAAAGCAGAAAAAATACACGCAAAATTAAATGAGCAAATTAGAAATGTAACAGAGCCACAGCCAAGCACAAGTGGATATagcaaagaaaataaaaataataaaggaGTTAGTCCAAGAAAGGATGATTCATATACCACAAAACAATTAAAATGGGACAAAACTGTACTGGAAACACTG GAGGCTCAAGGCTTTAGTCGTACAAAAAGCAATAGTCGCCTTATGTATGATTATAAGGCTTGTTCTCAGGGAAAAGATTCGAGTTCTACAAGTTCATCGCCTAAATATCTTCAACACAATGCAGAGACTAATAGGAGACACGATGAAgataaaaataacaaaacagCAAGGACTCCCTCAAAAGCTGTTATTGAGAAAAATTCTAAAACACCCGAGAAATCGTCGAAAAATACAATGGCAACCACAAGCTCCCGATTAACTCCTAGATTTGGTTTCAATGGTTCTCCAAAAAGTCCAGCTCAATCTAGTCCAGGCTCTGTGTTGAGTAAAGCTTCATTATTTGAATCGAAGAATACAGAAGGCAAAGCAAAAGATCCTGCTCAGATGTCACTTTCTGAAAGAATGGCGCTTTTTGAGAAAAATAAAGGGGAAGCACCTCTGTTGCCAAAGGCGCCACTTACTATGTCCATACCACCGAACAAATTACAAGAGAAGGATAAGAATAGATCACCAGCAGGGCATGCAAACAATGGTG GAAAAGATCGGCTTAAGAATGATATCCCTTGTAATTCTGTCAATGCTCAACGAGAAAAGTTTGAGCAGGGTTTAAGCACTCAAGAACTAGAAAATAATATTCTGCGCACTACTCATTTGGAAAGACAGCGGGAGTTGGATATGTTGCGTTCacgatttaatagaaataaagaAATGGCACAAGCTGCTGCTGGTTCCTGTATCAGAACGAGCGAAAGTAGCGAAGGAAAGTCAAACTCTCCTAAAAATTCTCCAGTTTGTCCAGTGAAACCAACACCTGCTCCT GAACAGTgtgctcctcctcctcctccaccaCTACCTCCACAGACGCAATCACAAATTTCTAATGAAAGACAATGTTTAAATCAGAACAAGAATTCTCCAGTCAAACGACAAG taGTGGGAAGTCCTCCAAAACCACAACAAATAAAAACATGTGATATCAAACGTATTCGTGTTGCTCCGCCTAAACCTGGCAATCTTTACCCTAATCTGTCTGAGATTGAGAACACGACGGAAACGGAAACAGATACAGAATACACTGTTAATAGTACAGAAGCAGAAACAGCTACTTTGGACGAGAGAACTGATACTGAAACTGGAACAGAAGCTGAATACTATGTGCAA GACGATGAAACTGAAGTTGGAAGTGATGAAGAAACTGATGAAGTAAACACTAGTCTTGGCAGAAGCATTTTACGTGCAGTAAATGAACAAGCATTTCTAAATAAAAAG AGATCAATTGATCCAGATCCAGACAGCACAACATCCGATATTTCAGTTTTGGATGAAATGGACGAGTACTTAGATGAATGCCTTGCCTTGCAAGAGGCACATGCTGCGAATGGAATAACGGAAGAAGGACCAACTCCACCTAAACTAAATAAAGGTGGTAAAAGTCCATCGACTGCATCGACAAGCTTCAAATACAAAGAAGG AATATCGTATCGTTCACCCGTTAAGAAAGTTTCTCCAGCATCTCCCAGAAAGGTTGAGACTTATGTCGTCGATGGTGATAACTGTATGCCGCTAATGCACAGTGTCAGCTTTTATAGACGGCAACAATCTCAA ACACCAAAAACGCCAGTACGTATAATATCAAGAACCCAAGAACCGTCTGACAGCACTCCCGACCCTGTGAAACTTGATGCTAAGAATGAAGCCATTTTGGTGCAAGAAAAAGTGAAGCGTCTGTTAGATGAAGTGTGCAAACAGCAGACAATTATTGGTCAAGCTAGTCAAGCATTGAATTTATGTACCTCCACTGTAGAGTTCAATGATTCGAGGGAGCAAGTAGAAGGAGAGAGATTGCTGCTCGTTGCCA CTCATAGGCGACAAGCTGCATTAAACGAAGTCCAACGATTGAAAGTAGAAGGTACATTGAGACCTGTTTCTCCTGGATCACCAGAAGTACGAGAAAGTGGTTCTTTAACAGTCTCTGCTATTACTTTGCCCCTTAAACGAGAATATTACCGTAATATCGGTATAA ATACATGCCTCCATTTCGTTTGTCTAATGCGACATTTAGAAGAAATAGTTGCCACTCCAGTGGTGGTAGCAGAGCCTGGCGATTCGTGCCTTCGATTTCCCTCGACGCTTAAATTACACGATTTATATAATGATTTTAAAATTACTGTCGAGATATATTCGCTTCAGACGCAACCTGAGATTTTACCACATGAGATTAAGTATCACATTAATAATGGTAATGGATGTAATGGAAATAAcaataatgttaataaaaaa TTAGTAAATAGAACTCCTAAGAAGCTCCTGAAACAAGAGAGTCGATTAATCATGCCAAACGTACAAAGCCCAGCTGGACCAACAGCTGTTCGATCTCCAGCTTTCCAGTTATCTGGCTACGTTATTTTTAGCCTGAAAGAAGTGCATAGACAACAGTTTACGTTAAATAag GTACCATCACATTCTCCATTAGAAGGTCGATTACAAATGCATGTGTCCTGCGAGCTTTCGGTATCAGTTGAACACAGAGGATTTCTAACAATGTTTGAAGACGTTTCTGGATTCGGTGCTTGGCATCGTAGGTGGTGTTTACTTAAGGGATCTACCTTATCCTACTGGAAATATCCAGATGACGAACGAAAGAAAACACCTATTGGAAGTTTAGATTTGCAAG GTATTTCTACAACCAATGTAGGACTAGTTTCCCGAGATATATGTGCGCGTCCTAATACCTTCCTCCTCGAAACTACAAGAGCTACAGAGCCTGGGGACACTGAGAGTTTGATTATGATTAGAAATGGACCTACGACGACTATTAG GCATCTTTTATCAGCTGACACAAAAGAGGACAGATTAGAATGGTGTTCGAAACTTAATAAGACATTGAATTTGATACATGCTTGGGGAGGAACTTCAACATTATCGTAA
- the Cpr28 gene encoding cuticular protein 28 — MKTIFIFVAAIVGALAAPQGNPNEITILKQEENNNIGVGGYHFSYEQSDGQKREETAELKNEGTDDESLDVTGSFQFTSPDGHTYRVDYKADKDGFHPTINLISK, encoded by the exons ATGAAAACG ATCTTCATCTTCGTGGCAGCGATAGTGGGAGCTCTCGCAGCACCCCAGGGAAACCCGAATGAAATCACGATCCTAAAGCAAGAGGAAAACAACAATATCGGCGTGGGTGGATATCACTTTAGTTACGAGCAGAGCGATGGTCAAAAGAGGGAAGAGACTGCGGAGTTAAAGAACGAGGGTACTGACGATGAATCCCTCGACGTTACTGGTAGCTTCCAATTCACATCACCTGATGGTCACACTTAcag GGTCGACTATAAAGCTGACAAGGATGGATTCCACCCTACTATCAATCTCATTTCGAAATAA